A segment of the Trifolium pratense cultivar HEN17-A07 linkage group LG7, ARS_RC_1.1, whole genome shotgun sequence genome:
AGGTCCAGCCCTTTAAGGAGATTACTTGATCCACTGCTGAAACCAAAGGCAGCAAACTGCCATCACTccataaatttatttcaaaaagagTCAGTGTCAACAAATAAGAATTGTAGGTCAGGTAATGGGAAATGTTCCACTATACCGCCAGAGAAAGAATTGGAGAAGGACCAGAGATTTGGTTGCTCCACAGTTAACACTGCAGAATCTTCAAGTGAAGAGAAGAATATGCCATCAACGTCTCAAGCTCTACTGAGGATTTCCATGAAGAATGGTCAGCCCCTTTTTACTTTTGCTGTTGGCAACAATAGCAACATTCTTGCTGCCACGGTGAAGAACTTAACTGTCTCAAGACAAGAGGAATGCAAATGTATCTATACTTTTTTCACCTTTAAAGAGGTTAAAAAGAAGAATGGAAGTCGGACGAATCACTCAAGCAAAAGCAAAGGTCCTGATTACGTTCACCACGTCATTGCCCAACTGAAGCTTTCTGATTTGCACTATGATTATTCAAATGGTCAGAACCGTGTGGATTCTATCACAAAagagtttgttttgttttctgtaAAGCTCAAGCAAGGAGATGCTCAGGTGACTGACTATCAGCCAAATGACGAGCTTGCTGCTATAGTTGTCAAATCACCTAAAGCCGTCAATTATGAGCATCAGAGCAGTTGGCAGAATGAACATCAAGAGGTAACAGCGGTGCTTCCAAGTGGGGTTCATAGTCTTCCAAGTGATGGTGGACCTTCGTCGTTGATTGAGCGCTGGAAAACTGGCGGATCCTGTGATTGTGGAGGTTGGGATTTGGCTTGTAAACTAAAAATTCTTGCAAACAAGAATCAAACGTGCAGAACATCAAGAACATCAGAAGCTTATTTTGCAGATCAACATGAGCTTTTCTTCCAGGTATTTTCTCATTGATTAATTTAAGTTGGGTATCCTTCTATGCATATTCCACGTGAACCTTAGTTGGTTGGTTAGCTTGTAGATAATTGATTACTAAAGTTTCTTTTTTACCTTAAATGCTTAATACAGGGGAATGACCAATGTCAAGATAACCGTCCTGTTTTAAATTTTTCCCATTTTGAACCTGGAGTATATTCAGTAGCTTTTGGTTCATCGCTTTCACCCTTGCAAGCGTTCTCCATCTGCATAGCAATGGTGGATGGTAAGCTCCCTCATGAACTTTCTGGATCAAGAAACTTCATTGAGGGAAAAGATCGGAGAGAATCGGCGGACATTCCTGCAAGTTACGTTGCTTATCCTCCAGTCTCTCCAGTTGGAAGGGCCTAAAATTTATGGAGTAAAGCCATTTCTTATGCCTCCTTGCCATTAAGTGCAGAACATGGGTAACCAGCAAATAAACGTTTTTTTACTAGAGTAGTATGTTATTGATAACTGATGCATAGGTGAGAAAGCCTTGCAAGTTCGTAACTCCATTGTTAGCTAACAACCAGTTAAAGTGTGAATATCATgaataaattgtatttttttatcttcTAGTATTTCATATTTGTCTCATTCACCTTGACCTGGTTGACCAAAACAATAAATCTTGTATTTAGAGTCGTATCATCGAATGGGTAAGTGACCACTTTCAATATGCCTTCTTGAGGTAATGTGATGTACAAGTGTACTACTACTAAAACTTGATTTTTAAAAGGTAGTTGAGTCCATATGTAAATTTCTGTAATCTCTAGAGTTGAGTCCCATTTGTACCTGTTGTATATGATTAGTCAATGAACTCTAGAGATTCAGATACCAATGGCAGTGATATTGAAAGTGCATATGGAACATATAAACAGCAGAGATTGAAAAAGCAAAAACCATATATGCTACTAGTCCTCAACGTATGAAATGCCTCTGTTGTTAAATATTACTATTACTGTTACTATTACATTATCTACACAGACAATAGATTAGAATTATTAGAAAAGTAGAAGGGGTGAGTAAAACTCGGAAAAGGTTGTACACTTATTTGAATAATAACTTCTGCCCTGAGCTCTGATTTGGTGGATTTTATCATTGGAGAAGGACAGCATCTGCAAATATGCGAGATTTCTGTCTAACTTCTCTTGATTTTATGTAAACGTCGGTTATAAAGTTGACTTGGTGGTTAAACGGAGAAGTTAAAGAGTTGAGTGATACAAAACTTGTGGCTCATATCCACTTAACAATCCTAATGGTGTAAAGTCACTGCGACCCACATTTTCACGACTTTGAGCCAACAACTCTACTAGATCTCTGGTGCCAATTCCACCATTTGGAAAGCATGCATGTAGTTGACCAGAAGGGAAGCATGCATGTAACTACGAAGTAACAATTGATACTAGAATTATTTTGGGAAATCGTTATGTTTTGCATATATAATATcaaataataaatagttaaatatttctagttcttaattttaaattttggtttATGACAgtctttataaaatatttcttcGCGGTTTAGTCCTTATATTATTTTCCATCAATAATTCTAGTATCAATTGTTAAGTTAACTCATGCCTCTGCTCTGCtgttatttaatatttttattaatttaaacgTCAAAAGAGacagaaataaaaataatatcactGGGTGATTAAACTTTTGAAACGTCAAAAGTTAACTCTTGAACCGTGATTAAACTTTTAAACGTCAAAAGAGacagaaataaaaataataaaaatgtggAATCAAACCTAATGCAAGAGTGTCTTTTTGTGTGGATCTTTGGATCACACCAAAATCCTCAGTCCCACCACATGTTGTTTTTATTGAAAAGTGAACCGCAGCCATATTAGGTGACCAAACCTCTTTTAATAATGGATAAAATACAATAGTTTAAAAGAGACCATAATAATAGATAGTGACAAAGCAGAGACATAGCTAATAATGCATTGCAGAGAGCAAATGATGCAGAAAGGTGGTGATTGACTGATACTACCAAACACATTTCCTTTGaactttctctcttctcttcatTCTCTGTCCCCTTATCTTTTTCATCCATGAATGGATAGTGGAACAAAATAAGAACATAATAAAAGTGTTGCAGTATTCTGCTGCATTTTCAGCAATGGGTGCTAGTTGCTCAAGATTCTGCTTATGCTGCTTGCCCTCCAATACAAAATCCAATCTTCATCAATTGCCTGATCATGGTAAACTGTTCTTGCTATCCACACTACCTTggccaatgaaaaaaaaagaatattttttatcattgtctttttcaaattcaagttttgattttttaaagcTGATTCATTTGAGGTTATAGATGATGGGAACAAGGGTGATGAGAAGGATTCTTGGGGTGGTTTAACTAATTTCAGCTTGGACCAACTAAGTATTGCCACGTCAGGATTTTCACCAGACAACATTGTATCAGAACATGGTGAGAAAGCTCCTAATATTGTCTACAAAGGAACAATTGGAGATCACATGTTGGTTGCTGTGAAACGTTTCAACAAGTCTGCCTGGCCTGATTCACACCAATTCCTAGTTCGTTCGTACTTCTCtatcaatttcaattttgcaTTTTGCATGCGTGCGAGTACATGGAAGCTATGAAGCACAGTCACGGACACACAAATACTAACTCCGGTCCTTAATAGATtagtaaattttctcttatattaaggaccggagggagtaataatttGAGATGATAAAAGTAATTGTGTATAATCACAAGTGTGAGTGTCATGTCAGTGTCGGACACTCAGACACGCATACAATTTGAAATGTCGGTGGTGCATATGATGGAAGTTGATGTTTGATGTGTTTTATTTGGTTGGATATTTTAGGAGGAAGCACGAGAAGTGGGGAATCTAAGAAATGAAAGGTTAGCTAACTTGGTTGGTTATTGTTGTGAAGGAGAAGAGAGATTGCTAGTTGCTGAGTTTATGCCTAATGAAACTCTCTCTAAACATCTATTTCACTGTGagttttcatttcatttcatttttttcccgTTTCTTCCATGCATTCTTCAGCAATCAACAACAGAAAAATAACTAATCAAGTATTACTAGTCAttgattaagaaaaataaaggaaCCAATAACAATTGGTACTTGGTCTCACACAACATGGCGAATCAGAACCACGATTCTAATTGCGTCTCATAAGAGGAGAGTAACAGAAGTAAGAGAGGTTCTTTGAGATAGGCCTTAATTATATGCTGATCATGATACacaaatatttgatattttgctTAAGAAGCTAAATAAAGGGCTCAATTTAAGAATATGCTGACCATGATGTAAACTATATGCTGCTAGCGGAGACTCAGCCTATGAAATGGGCAATGAGGTTGAGAGTGGCCTTGTATTTAGCACAAGCTTTGGAATACTGCAGCAATAGAGGAAAGGCATTGTACCACGATCTTAATGCTTACAGAATTTTGTTTGATCAagtaagcttttttttttggacaaagaACAAGTAAGCTTTTATGATTAGGTTTTTGCCTCTTTTTAATCATCATGTTTTATGGTGGATAGGATGGCAACCCTAGACTGTCTTGTTTTGGACTAATGAAAAACAGCAGAGATGGTAGAAGTTACGGTACAAATATAGCTTTTGCCCCTCCAGAATATTCGAGGACAGGTAAAAATTGAAGGCGATAATAGTGCTTTTGGTCCAAATAATATAGTTTCAATTTGGTTTTAGtctatgattttgttttttaagattATGTCCTGCAATTTTAGATTCATTTATCTTAGCCTTTGATCGCCAACATTTTTCATGCATTCTCACTATTCAATTTCTTTACTAAGCCAGCACTGTTAATTGAAATTTGCAGGAAAAGTTACTCCTGAAAGTGTAATTTACAGTTTTGGAACACTTTTGCTTGATCTTCTGAGTGGAAAGCATATCCTACCCAGCCATGTATACTCCCTCATTCCCTGCTTCACACTTtcttctctttattttattgcactGAGTGTTTTGTTTAGTGATCAATCTTTGATTCATAGAAATTTTGACAACTTGTGCTTGAAATTTATTGGACTAATGGATACCAAATCTATGTAGCACTTCAAGTTGAAAATGTGTCTGACACGTGTTGCTATTCAACACTAATATGATATTGACATATGTTACGTTCAAATTTCAAccactttcattttctcaaattattactgatacttatgtgtatgtgtatgtgtatgtgtTGTGTTTGTTGTTTGTGTCAACGTCAATATTTCACACGCTATAATCCTTTTACATGTAGGCACTTGACCTTATTCGTGCCAAAAAAATTCAGCTGTTAACGGACTCGTGTTTGGAAGGTCATTTTTCAAATGATGATGGAACTGAGTTATTGAGATTAGCATCACGTTGTTTGCAGTACGAACCTTGCGAGAGACCAAATGCCAAGTCACTTGTGAATGCTCTAACTCCTCTTGAGAAAGAAACTTCAGTATGAACTTCTTTTTCCCTTGCTgctttttgtttctatttttctctATAATAACAAGTCAACCAAGTATCTTATGGAACTTGCTTGAGGTTTATCCCATCAGGATCCACTGCAGTAGTAGAGCATGCAGTTACACGCATTAGTCTATCTCAACCATTGATTTGAAATCACACGACTAAAACCAGTGACTGCGTGCGCAATTACTAGTCCAACCCAAATCCACTTGTATTCTGCCACATTATTGAAGTCCAATAGAGAACAGAAATTTAATTGGTTTACATCTAGTGTTCGACGTGTCGAGTCGAGATCGGCTAATGCATGTAACTGCATGCTTTTCTACTGCAGTAGATTCGGATAgcatataaatttatttggtttataaCTAGTTTTTATTGGCAGGTTTCATCACTTGTTTTATTGGGCATACTTGATGAGAGTGAACCACCAAAGGAAATAGTTCCATTGACACCATTTGGTGAAGCTTGCTCCAGAAAAGATCTCATTACAATACACAAAATTTTGGAGAGAGTGGGGTACAAGGATGATGAAGATGTTGCAAATGAGGTACTTCAAAGTTTCCTCACATTTGTTTCTCATTTGATGATTTTATTAAGAGAATATACAAATTTTTCAAAAGCTTTTTGATGACAAATGTACTAGCagtatatttttagaaaaaaatatcacatttcTCTTAAGCTTTCTTTCGAAAAATTCATATTATCCTCGAGTTTGATTGCTAAAAATATCACATttctttagaaaaaaatttaattcattAATTCAACGATTTGCAAAGAATTTGTATACTACCGTTCGTTCTTGTCAAGCTTGTACTTCATTAACCTTGTTCCATATTTTTGGCCTTGT
Coding sequences within it:
- the LOC123894014 gene encoding serine/threonine-protein kinase BSK5-like isoform X2 encodes the protein MPNETLSKHLFHSETQPMKWAMRLRVALYLAQALEYCSNRGKALYHDLNAYRILFDQDGNPRLSCFGLMKNSRDGRSYGTNIAFAPPEYSRTGKVTPESVIYSFGTLLLDLLSGKHILPSHALDLIRAKKIQLLTDSCLEGHFSNDDGTELLRLASRCLQYEPCERPNAKSLVNALTPLEKETSVSSLVLLGILDESEPPKEIVPLTPFGEACSRKDLITIHKILERVGYKDDEDVANELSFQMWTDQLQGTLNSKKHGDSAFHAGEFSKAIDFYTQFINGGTMVSPTVYARRCLCYLMNNMAQEALGDAMQAQLISPTWPTAFYLQAVAYFTIGMDIDALESLKEATTLETIA
- the LOC123894014 gene encoding serine/threonine-protein kinase BSK5-like isoform X1, with the translated sequence MGASCSRFCLCCLPSNTKSNLHQLPDHDDGNKGDEKDSWGGLTNFSLDQLSIATSGFSPDNIVSEHGEKAPNIVYKGTIGDHMLVAVKRFNKSAWPDSHQFLEEAREVGNLRNERLANLVGYCCEGEERLLVAEFMPNETLSKHLFHSETQPMKWAMRLRVALYLAQALEYCSNRGKALYHDLNAYRILFDQDGNPRLSCFGLMKNSRDGRSYGTNIAFAPPEYSRTGKVTPESVIYSFGTLLLDLLSGKHILPSHALDLIRAKKIQLLTDSCLEGHFSNDDGTELLRLASRCLQYEPCERPNAKSLVNALTPLEKETSVSSLVLLGILDESEPPKEIVPLTPFGEACSRKDLITIHKILERVGYKDDEDVANELSFQMWTDQLQGTLNSKKHGDSAFHAGEFSKAIDFYTQFINGGTMVSPTVYARRCLCYLMNNMAQEALGDAMQAQLISPTWPTAFYLQAVAYFTIGMDIDALESLKEATTLETIA